In Streptomyces alboniger, the following are encoded in one genomic region:
- a CDS encoding restriction endonuclease, with protein sequence MAHDDAYHWPPELLELLIELVPRLSRSKDGVLGFLRGAGVSEQLLAAHRQQLAADRSTISKYKIVRTVLSQINEQGDAGLGVRRELLKRAIEFEDFSTLRPDDRLPAQGLQANVRSLVNVKDSFTRMSQARDDERAARFAARTAESERLARRRAEFQALRGRLAKLFDEADPRKRGTALEDVLNDVFKAEGVLIRESFLLRDEDGHVAEQIDGALEMDGAQYLVEIKWRGEPVEINAMSRHLVRVYGRSEVRALFISASGFAGPAIKESERALNQRVIVLGELRELVLLLEQEGEVAHWLREKVRIAQLDRRPLAVLGTDF encoded by the coding sequence ATGGCCCACGATGACGCCTACCACTGGCCTCCCGAGCTGTTGGAGCTTCTGATCGAGCTGGTGCCACGGCTGAGCCGAAGCAAGGACGGAGTCCTCGGGTTCTTGCGCGGAGCGGGCGTCAGTGAGCAGCTGCTCGCCGCACACCGGCAGCAGCTCGCCGCTGACAGATCAACGATTAGCAAATACAAGATTGTTCGTACCGTGCTCAGCCAGATCAACGAGCAAGGCGACGCCGGCCTGGGGGTTCGACGAGAGCTGCTCAAGCGGGCGATCGAGTTCGAGGACTTCTCCACACTGCGGCCGGACGATCGACTACCGGCACAAGGGTTGCAGGCAAACGTGCGAAGCCTGGTGAACGTCAAGGACTCATTCACCAGGATGAGCCAGGCGCGTGACGATGAACGGGCAGCACGCTTCGCGGCACGCACCGCCGAGTCGGAACGTCTGGCTCGGCGGCGCGCGGAGTTTCAAGCACTTCGCGGCCGACTCGCCAAACTCTTCGACGAAGCGGACCCGCGGAAGCGGGGCACCGCCCTCGAAGACGTACTGAACGATGTGTTCAAGGCCGAGGGGGTCCTGATCAGGGAATCCTTCCTCCTGCGTGACGAGGACGGCCATGTGGCCGAGCAGATCGACGGCGCGCTGGAAATGGACGGGGCCCAGTACCTCGTGGAAATCAAGTGGCGGGGTGAACCCGTCGAGATCAACGCAATGAGCCGCCACCTCGTTCGGGTCTACGGACGTTCGGAAGTCCGCGCGCTGTTCATATCGGCCTCCGGGTTCGCCGGGCCGGCGATCAAGGAAAGCGAGCGGGCCCTGAACCAGCGAGTGATCGTTCTCGGTGAACTACGAGAACTCGTCCTCCTGCTCGAACAGGAAGGTGAAGTCGCACACTGGCTGCGCGAGAAGGTCCGCATCGCTCAGCTCGACCGGCGCCCCCTCGCCGTGCTGGGCACCGACTTCTGA